Proteins encoded in a region of the Zea mays cultivar B73 chromosome 4, Zm-B73-REFERENCE-NAM-5.0, whole genome shotgun sequence genome:
- the LOC100274104 gene encoding putative rnase H family protein isoform X1: MVIRSYSSFHCGLLISRAAWRRHYPFFWAVRPSVPPPPSPLPLPQPRTRFSSSSSLRSTKRSAAKTSMDSSSVGEPFYVVRKGDVIGIYKTLSECQAQVSNSVRDPSVTVFKGYSLRKDTEEYLAARGLRNALYAIDATDARDELFDDLVPCPFQQPDGAASSTLKRSQEIEIGPSKKHPKVDEQVPLPDSHLSCILEFDGASKGNPGKAGAGAIIRQVDGSVVCSQLIAQLREGLGIATNNAAEYRALILGLTYAAKKGFKYIRAQGDSKLVCNQVQDIWRVKNDNMASFCKKVKELKGTFHLFQIRHVLREYNSAADAQANFAVELPVGEVQEQSNFPC; this comes from the exons ATGGTGATTCGCAGTTACTCTTCTTTCCACTGTGGGTTGCTGATTTCCAGAGCGGCGTGGAGGAGGCACTACCCGTTCTTCTGGGCTGTCAGGCCTTCCgtaccgccgccgccgtcgccactCCCACTCCCACAGCCGCGCACGCgcttctcctcctcctcctcactgCGCTCCACCAAGAGATCCGCCGCAAAGACGTCAATGGACTCGTCTTCAGTCGGTGAACCCTTCTACGTCGTCCGCAAGGGGGACGTCATCGGCATCTACAAAACCCTCAGCGAATGCCAAGCTCAAGTCAGCAATTCG gttcgcgaccctTCTGTCACCGTCTTCAAAGGCTACTCGCTGCGTAAAGACACCGAGGAATACCTCGCCGCGCGCGGGTTAAGGAACGCTCTCTACGCCATTGATGCAACAGATGCACGAGATGAATTGTTCGACGATCTAGTTCCCTGCCCTTTCCAG CAACCTGATGGAGCTGCATCGTCTACTCTGAAAAGATCACAGGAGATT GAAATCGGACCATCAAAGAAGCATCCCAAAGTTGATGAGCAGGTACCATTACCTGATAGTCAT CTCTCTTGTATTCTTGAATTTGATGGTGCCTCTAAAGGAAATCCAGGGAAAGCCGGTGCTGGAGCAATAATAAGGCAGGTAGATGGTTCCGTGGTATGTAGCCAACTG ATTGCTCAACTACGTGAGGGTCTGGGCATTGCAACCAACAATGCTGCTGAATATCGTGCATTGATCCTAGGGCTAACATATGcagccaagaaagggttcaagtaTATTCGTGCTCAAGGCGACTCTAAGCTTGTTTGTAACCAG GTCCAAGATATCTGGCGTGTTAAGAATGATAATATGGCTAGCTTCTGCAAGAAAGTGAAGGAGCTAAAGGGAACATTTCATTTATTTCAAATCAGACATGTTTTGAGG GAATATAATTCGGCTGCTGATGCTCAAGCTAACTTTGCAGTAGAACTTCCTG TTGGTGAAGTTCAAGAGCAGTCGAACTTCCCATGCTAG
- the LOC100274104 gene encoding putative rnase H family protein, producing MVIRSYSSFHCGLLISRAAWRRHYPFFWAVRPSVPPPPSPLPLPQPRTRFSSSSSLRSTKRSAAKTSMDSSSVGEPFYVVRKGDVIGIYKTLSECQAQVSNSVRDPSVTVFKGYSLRKDTEEYLAARGLRNALYAIDATDARDELFDDLVPCPFQQPDGAASSTLKRSQEIEIGPSKKHPKVDEQVPLPDSHLSCILEFDGASKGNPGKAGAGAIIRQVDGSVIAQLREGLGIATNNAAEYRALILGLTYAAKKGFKYIRAQGDSKLVCNQVQDIWRVKNDNMASFCKKVKELKGTFHLFQIRHVLREYNSAADAQANFAVELPVGEVQEQSNFPC from the exons ATGGTGATTCGCAGTTACTCTTCTTTCCACTGTGGGTTGCTGATTTCCAGAGCGGCGTGGAGGAGGCACTACCCGTTCTTCTGGGCTGTCAGGCCTTCCgtaccgccgccgccgtcgccactCCCACTCCCACAGCCGCGCACGCgcttctcctcctcctcctcactgCGCTCCACCAAGAGATCCGCCGCAAAGACGTCAATGGACTCGTCTTCAGTCGGTGAACCCTTCTACGTCGTCCGCAAGGGGGACGTCATCGGCATCTACAAAACCCTCAGCGAATGCCAAGCTCAAGTCAGCAATTCG gttcgcgaccctTCTGTCACCGTCTTCAAAGGCTACTCGCTGCGTAAAGACACCGAGGAATACCTCGCCGCGCGCGGGTTAAGGAACGCTCTCTACGCCATTGATGCAACAGATGCACGAGATGAATTGTTCGACGATCTAGTTCCCTGCCCTTTCCAG CAACCTGATGGAGCTGCATCGTCTACTCTGAAAAGATCACAGGAGATT GAAATCGGACCATCAAAGAAGCATCCCAAAGTTGATGAGCAGGTACCATTACCTGATAGTCAT CTCTCTTGTATTCTTGAATTTGATGGTGCCTCTAAAGGAAATCCAGGGAAAGCCGGTGCTGGAGCAATAATAAGGCAGGTAGATGGTTCCGTG ATTGCTCAACTACGTGAGGGTCTGGGCATTGCAACCAACAATGCTGCTGAATATCGTGCATTGATCCTAGGGCTAACATATGcagccaagaaagggttcaagtaTATTCGTGCTCAAGGCGACTCTAAGCTTGTTTGTAACCAG GTCCAAGATATCTGGCGTGTTAAGAATGATAATATGGCTAGCTTCTGCAAGAAAGTGAAGGAGCTAAAGGGAACATTTCATTTATTTCAAATCAGACATGTTTTGAGG GAATATAATTCGGCTGCTGATGCTCAAGCTAACTTTGCAGTAGAACTTCCTG TTGGTGAAGTTCAAGAGCAGTCGAACTTCCCATGCTAG
- the LOC100274104 gene encoding putative rnase H family protein isoform X3, with the protein MDSSSVGEPFYVVRKGDVIGIYKTLSECQAQVSNSVRDPSVTVFKGYSLRKDTEEYLAARGLRNALYAIDATDARDELFDDLVPCPFQQPDGAASSTLKRSQEIEIGPSKKHPKVDEQVPLPDSHLSCILEFDGASKGNPGKAGAGAIIRQVDGSVIAQLREGLGIATNNAAEYRALILGLTYAAKKGFKYIRAQGDSKLVCNQVQDIWRVKNDNMASFCKKVKELKGTFHLFQIRHVLREYNSAADAQANFAVELPVGEVQEQSNFPC; encoded by the exons ATGGACTCGTCTTCAGTCGGTGAACCCTTCTACGTCGTCCGCAAGGGGGACGTCATCGGCATCTACAAAACCCTCAGCGAATGCCAAGCTCAAGTCAGCAATTCG gttcgcgaccctTCTGTCACCGTCTTCAAAGGCTACTCGCTGCGTAAAGACACCGAGGAATACCTCGCCGCGCGCGGGTTAAGGAACGCTCTCTACGCCATTGATGCAACAGATGCACGAGATGAATTGTTCGACGATCTAGTTCCCTGCCCTTTCCAG CAACCTGATGGAGCTGCATCGTCTACTCTGAAAAGATCACAGGAGATT GAAATCGGACCATCAAAGAAGCATCCCAAAGTTGATGAGCAGGTACCATTACCTGATAGTCAT CTCTCTTGTATTCTTGAATTTGATGGTGCCTCTAAAGGAAATCCAGGGAAAGCCGGTGCTGGAGCAATAATAAGGCAGGTAGATGGTTCCGTG ATTGCTCAACTACGTGAGGGTCTGGGCATTGCAACCAACAATGCTGCTGAATATCGTGCATTGATCCTAGGGCTAACATATGcagccaagaaagggttcaagtaTATTCGTGCTCAAGGCGACTCTAAGCTTGTTTGTAACCAG GTCCAAGATATCTGGCGTGTTAAGAATGATAATATGGCTAGCTTCTGCAAGAAAGTGAAGGAGCTAAAGGGAACATTTCATTTATTTCAAATCAGACATGTTTTGAGG GAATATAATTCGGCTGCTGATGCTCAAGCTAACTTTGCAGTAGAACTTCCTG TTGGTGAAGTTCAAGAGCAGTCGAACTTCCCATGCTAG
- the LOC100274104 gene encoding putative rnase H family protein isoform X2, which translates to MDSSSVGEPFYVVRKGDVIGIYKTLSECQAQVSNSVRDPSVTVFKGYSLRKDTEEYLAARGLRNALYAIDATDARDELFDDLVPCPFQQPDGAASSTLKRSQEIEIGPSKKHPKVDEQVPLPDSHLSCILEFDGASKGNPGKAGAGAIIRQVDGSVVCSQLIAQLREGLGIATNNAAEYRALILGLTYAAKKGFKYIRAQGDSKLVCNQVQDIWRVKNDNMASFCKKVKELKGTFHLFQIRHVLREYNSAADAQANFAVELPVGEVQEQSNFPC; encoded by the exons ATGGACTCGTCTTCAGTCGGTGAACCCTTCTACGTCGTCCGCAAGGGGGACGTCATCGGCATCTACAAAACCCTCAGCGAATGCCAAGCTCAAGTCAGCAATTCG gttcgcgaccctTCTGTCACCGTCTTCAAAGGCTACTCGCTGCGTAAAGACACCGAGGAATACCTCGCCGCGCGCGGGTTAAGGAACGCTCTCTACGCCATTGATGCAACAGATGCACGAGATGAATTGTTCGACGATCTAGTTCCCTGCCCTTTCCAG CAACCTGATGGAGCTGCATCGTCTACTCTGAAAAGATCACAGGAGATT GAAATCGGACCATCAAAGAAGCATCCCAAAGTTGATGAGCAGGTACCATTACCTGATAGTCAT CTCTCTTGTATTCTTGAATTTGATGGTGCCTCTAAAGGAAATCCAGGGAAAGCCGGTGCTGGAGCAATAATAAGGCAGGTAGATGGTTCCGTGGTATGTAGCCAACTG ATTGCTCAACTACGTGAGGGTCTGGGCATTGCAACCAACAATGCTGCTGAATATCGTGCATTGATCCTAGGGCTAACATATGcagccaagaaagggttcaagtaTATTCGTGCTCAAGGCGACTCTAAGCTTGTTTGTAACCAG GTCCAAGATATCTGGCGTGTTAAGAATGATAATATGGCTAGCTTCTGCAAGAAAGTGAAGGAGCTAAAGGGAACATTTCATTTATTTCAAATCAGACATGTTTTGAGG GAATATAATTCGGCTGCTGATGCTCAAGCTAACTTTGCAGTAGAACTTCCTG TTGGTGAAGTTCAAGAGCAGTCGAACTTCCCATGCTAG